A part of Senegalia massiliensis genomic DNA contains:
- a CDS encoding putative polysaccharide biosynthesis protein — protein MSKDNFLKGAAILSIAGFLVKILGAVYRIPLANMIGDTGMGYYQAAYPIYTLMFAISTAGIPVAIAKLVSEKNSIGDYRGAQRIFRISFIGLLIGGILTSSFVFLGAKTIADKIGNSNAYYALIALAPALLFTPIMSAFRGYFQGRQDMTPTALSQVIEQLARVGMGLLLVALILRFDKGLPMAAGGASFGASAGALLGSITIIYIYLKRRKKIRREIRRSERFKKQDTSQIIKSILVIAIPITIGASVVPLFGTIDVAIVMRRLQDIGYTEKEASGLYGQLTGMAQTLINFPQVFSVAIGSSLVPAISTAFARKKFSEVKRTASSGIRVTLLIGLPAAMGLFILAEPIIKLLYFSNPIEVQESAGSILRVLSFSVIFLTLVQSLTAILQGMGKAFIPVRNLIIGALAKVVIVYVLTGIPGVGVKGAAVSTITAYMIASFLNLRAVKKYARIRFNLIDLFFKPILSVAIMTLIVSLSYNLLDGFIGSRLATLIAIAFGGISYGFALLLTSTITSKDFELLPGGSKLAIKLKKIGLLRR, from the coding sequence ATGAGTAAAGATAATTTTTTAAAAGGGGCTGCTATATTAAGTATAGCTGGTTTTCTTGTTAAAATATTAGGAGCAGTATATAGAATACCTCTAGCGAACATGATAGGTGATACTGGAATGGGTTATTATCAAGCTGCTTATCCAATATATACACTTATGTTTGCAATTTCAACAGCAGGAATACCTGTTGCTATAGCCAAATTAGTATCAGAAAAAAATTCTATTGGTGATTATAGAGGAGCACAAAGAATATTTAGAATATCTTTTATAGGTCTTTTAATTGGTGGAATATTAACTTCATCATTTGTATTTTTAGGAGCAAAAACTATAGCTGATAAAATAGGTAACTCAAATGCTTATTATGCACTTATAGCACTTGCACCTGCACTTTTATTTACACCTATAATGTCAGCTTTTAGAGGTTATTTTCAAGGTAGACAAGATATGACACCTACTGCTTTATCACAAGTAATAGAACAACTTGCAAGAGTAGGAATGGGATTATTATTAGTTGCATTAATTCTTAGATTTGATAAAGGTCTTCCTATGGCAGCAGGTGGAGCTTCCTTTGGTGCTTCAGCAGGAGCTCTTTTAGGAAGTATTACTATTATATATATTTATTTAAAAAGAAGAAAAAAGATTAGAAGAGAAATAAGAAGATCAGAAAGATTTAAAAAACAAGATACTTCTCAAATAATAAAAAGTATATTAGTAATAGCTATACCAATTACAATAGGTGCTTCAGTTGTACCACTTTTTGGCACAATAGATGTTGCCATTGTAATGAGAAGACTTCAAGATATAGGCTATACTGAAAAAGAAGCTTCAGGATTATATGGCCAACTTACAGGAATGGCACAAACTTTAATAAACTTTCCTCAAGTATTTTCAGTTGCAATAGGATCAAGTCTTGTACCAGCTATATCAACTGCTTTTGCCAGAAAAAAATTTAGTGAAGTTAAAAGAACTGCCAGTTCAGGAATAAGGGTTACTTTACTCATTGGACTTCCAGCAGCTATGGGACTTTTTATACTAGCTGAACCTATTATTAAATTGCTTTATTTTAGTAATCCAATTGAAGTTCAAGAAAGTGCAGGTTCTATACTTAGAGTACTATCTTTTAGTGTAATATTTTTGACTTTAGTTCAATCACTTACTGCTATACTTCAAGGAATGGGCAAAGCCTTTATTCCTGTGAGAAATCTTATAATTGGAGCATTAGCAAAAGTGGTAATAGTATATGTATTGACTGGGATACCTGGAGTTGGAGTTAAAGGAGCAGCAGTAAGTACAATTACAGCTTATATGATAGCTTCATTTTTAAATTTAAGAGCTGTAAAAAAGTATGCAAGAATTCGATTTAATTTAATAGATTTATTTTTCAAACCTATTTTATCAGTAGCTATAATGACTTTAATTGTATCATTAAGTTATAATTTATTAGATGGATTTATTGGTTCTAGATTAGCTACATTAATTGCAATTGCATTTGGAGGAATTAGTTATGGATTTGCCTTACTTTTAACATCTACTATAACAAGTAAAGACTTTGAATTGCTACCTGGAGGAAGTAAATTAGCTATAAAATTGAAAAAAATAGGTTTACTTAGAAGATAG
- a CDS encoding ABC transporter ATP-binding protein gives MGIIETKNLTKYYGKSLGIKDVNLDIEEGEIFGFIGPNGAGKSTTIRLLLNLIYPSGGSAKIFGKDVINYGPEIRENIGYLPSEIFYYEKMKVKDLLNYSASFYKGDYSNRIKKLSSAMELDLDRRIEDLSYGNKKKVGIVQGLLHEPKLIILDEPTSGLDPLMQQKFFEIIKGENQKGATVFFSSHILSEVQQLCNRVAIIRKGSIVEVEDIKTLRENNYKKISIRGQNLNKDLFDFDGVTKLDKNEDEITFFYKGDINIMIENINRIDLKDVMIQEPTLEEIFMHYYR, from the coding sequence ATGGGTATAATTGAGACTAAGAATTTAACGAAATATTATGGAAAATCACTTGGGATAAAAGATGTAAATTTAGATATAGAGGAAGGAGAAATATTTGGGTTTATAGGACCAAATGGTGCTGGTAAATCAACTACCATAAGATTATTATTAAATCTTATATATCCTAGTGGAGGAAGTGCAAAAATATTTGGGAAAGATGTTATAAATTATGGTCCTGAAATAAGGGAAAATATAGGATATCTTCCTTCAGAAATTTTTTATTATGAAAAAATGAAAGTAAAAGATTTACTTAATTATTCTGCGAGCTTTTATAAAGGAGATTATTCTAATAGGATAAAAAAACTTTCAAGTGCTATGGAGCTAGACTTAGATAGGAGAATAGAAGATTTATCCTATGGAAATAAAAAGAAAGTAGGTATAGTTCAAGGACTATTACATGAACCAAAATTAATTATATTAGATGAACCTACAAGTGGATTAGATCCACTAATGCAGCAGAAGTTCTTTGAAATAATAAAAGGTGAAAATCAAAAAGGTGCTACTGTATTTTTTTCATCTCATATATTATCGGAAGTTCAACAACTTTGTAATAGAGTAGCTATTATTAGAAAAGGATCTATTGTTGAGGTTGAAGATATAAAAACACTCCGAGAAAATAATTATAAAAAAATATCTATAAGAGGTCAAAATTTAAATAAGGATTTATTTGACTTTGATGGAGTTACAAAATTAGACAAAAATGAAGATGAAATAACCTTTTTCTATAAAGGTGATATAAATATAATGATAGAAAATATAAATAGAATAGACTTAAAAGATGTTATGATTCAAGAGCCAACTTTAGAAGAAATATTTATGCACTATTATAGGTAG
- a CDS encoding HU family DNA-binding protein yields MDFINQYLIHEKIKEELLMNKAELITSISEKSGLTKKDAEGALNAFIKSVEEALVEEEKVQLVGFGTFEVRHRKAREGRNPRNPEEKIQIPASKAPVFKAGKTLKETVNK; encoded by the coding sequence ATGGATTTTATAAATCAATACTTAATACATGAAAAAATTAAGGAGGAATTATTAATGAACAAAGCAGAATTAATCACAAGTATTTCAGAAAAAAGTGGGTTGACTAAAAAGGATGCAGAAGGAGCATTAAATGCATTTATAAAAAGTGTAGAGGAAGCTTTAGTTGAAGAAGAAAAAGTTCAATTAGTTGGTTTTGGAACTTTCGAAGTTAGACACAGAAAAGCTAGAGAAGGAAGAAATCCAAGAAATCCTGAAGAAAAAATCCAAATACCAGCATCAAAAGCACCTGTATTTAAAGCAGGTAAGACATTAAAAGAAACAGTAAATAAGTAG
- a CDS encoding peptidylprolyl isomerase, whose amino-acid sequence MIKNKRVIWALILLVTVSVFISACSDEKAEKAVAKVNDENITEDELEKYVDYRKKEAELSGYIAPEMWDQVIEGSEFTYEQQLKQSSLQDLINQRVLLQKADEEEIEVTNKELDKELEEFRNTEEKEKNFNDYLDQLGISEEYFEEMYKQGMTINKLMDKLVKIDEKSVKEEYEANKESYDKIKASHILVETKEEAEEVKNKIKEGEDFAELAKEYSTDPSAEQNAGDLGFFGKDASLVPEFKDAAFELKKGEVSGPVKSEYGYHIIKVTDEKKGLEANEEEIKENLKGEKFNERAQELIEEADTEILIDFEKEAEKNKEDNADENSEEDNQDDKNDNNSEESQNQDENKENKEQESE is encoded by the coding sequence TTGATTAAAAATAAAAGAGTTATTTGGGCTTTGATATTGCTAGTCACAGTATCTGTATTTATATCAGCATGTAGTGATGAAAAAGCAGAAAAAGCTGTTGCAAAAGTTAATGATGAAAATATTACAGAAGATGAACTTGAGAAATATGTAGACTATAGAAAGAAAGAAGCAGAATTAAGTGGTTATATTGCTCCTGAAATGTGGGATCAAGTTATAGAAGGTAGTGAATTTACTTATGAGCAACAATTAAAGCAAAGCTCGTTACAAGATTTAATAAATCAAAGAGTTTTACTTCAAAAAGCTGATGAGGAAGAAATTGAAGTAACAAATAAAGAATTAGATAAAGAATTAGAAGAATTTAGAAATACAGAAGAAAAGGAAAAGAATTTTAATGATTACTTAGACCAATTAGGTATTTCAGAGGAATATTTTGAAGAAATGTATAAACAAGGTATGACAATTAATAAACTTATGGATAAATTAGTTAAAATAGATGAAAAATCTGTAAAAGAAGAATATGAAGCTAATAAAGAATCATATGACAAAATAAAAGCAAGTCATATTTTAGTAGAAACTAAAGAAGAAGCAGAAGAAGTTAAAAATAAGATAAAAGAAGGAGAAGATTTTGCAGAACTTGCAAAAGAATATTCGACTGATCCAAGTGCAGAACAAAACGCAGGAGACTTAGGCTTTTTTGGTAAGGATGCTAGTTTAGTTCCTGAATTTAAAGATGCAGCATTTGAACTTAAAAAGGGTGAAGTATCAGGTCCAGTAAAAAGTGAATATGGATATCACATAATAAAAGTTACTGATGAGAAAAAAGGATTAGAAGCAAATGAGGAAGAAATAAAAGAAAATTTAAAAGGCGAGAAATTTAATGAAAGAGCTCAGGAGTTAATAGAAGAAGCAGATACAGAGATATTAATTGATTTTGAAAAAGAAGCAGAAAAAAATAAAGAAGATAATGCTGATGAAAATTCAGAAGAAGACAATCAAGATGATAAAAATGATAACAATTCAGAAGAAAGTCAAAATCAAGATGAAAACAAAGAAAATAAAGAACAAGAAAGCGAATAA
- a CDS encoding sensor histidine kinase has translation MKFFWKMFFATMFVCVICFSLGGYILINFNFNSLLESEVKTAYSFGDIVYYSLANELKDNENFYMNNDTNDMINEVAESININTTNGKIRFSIVNNEKESFYSSLEKNLDKRLLKDLSISQKGYTLKQTESEIYIQAFRPAKFFGQNYYIETIQDVTYIFDNQKSQYNMVMWIIVGIFVLGGTLTFIISKLLIRQVVSLTKVTKEISAGNLSKRVKIKGQDEFSLLSKNFNYMADDLEEKIYELKREAERRERFVSDFSHELKTPLTSIIGYSDMLRRKELNPERISLCANYIFTEGKRLETLSMRLLDLIVLKNQEIHIVPVLIREFLEEINFIISPQLKEENIEMLINLRPAIVKLEPELMKTVFINIIDNARKAIDGKGYIHITGIPDKDTYRIIIEDNGKGMEKHELSKIKEAFYMVDKSRAREQGGAGLGLSICDQILRLHDFEIEFYSTVGEGTKVTVIMKGVQSE, from the coding sequence TTGAAATTTTTTTGGAAAATGTTTTTTGCTACTATGTTTGTATGTGTTATTTGTTTTTCTTTAGGGGGTTATATTTTAATTAACTTTAACTTTAATTCTTTATTAGAGAGTGAAGTTAAAACAGCTTATTCTTTTGGAGATATAGTTTATTATTCTCTTGCAAATGAGTTAAAGGATAATGAAAATTTTTATATGAACAATGATACTAATGATATGATTAATGAAGTTGCTGAATCTATAAATATTAATACTACAAATGGTAAAATTAGATTTAGTATTGTAAATAACGAGAAAGAAAGTTTTTATTCCTCTTTAGAAAAAAATCTTGATAAAAGACTTCTTAAAGATTTAAGTATAAGTCAAAAAGGATATACCCTTAAACAGACGGAATCAGAAATATATATTCAGGCATTTAGACCTGCAAAATTTTTTGGTCAAAATTATTATATTGAAACAATTCAGGATGTAACTTATATTTTTGATAATCAAAAATCACAGTATAATATGGTTATGTGGATTATAGTTGGAATTTTTGTTTTAGGAGGAACACTTACATTCATAATATCAAAATTACTAATAAGACAAGTTGTATCTTTAACAAAAGTTACAAAAGAGATATCAGCAGGCAATTTAAGTAAAAGAGTAAAAATAAAAGGTCAAGATGAATTTTCGTTATTATCTAAAAATTTTAACTATATGGCAGATGACTTAGAAGAAAAAATTTATGAATTGAAGAGAGAAGCAGAGAGAAGAGAGAGATTTGTTAGTGATTTTTCTCATGAATTAAAAACTCCACTTACATCTATTATTGGATATTCAGATATGCTTAGAAGGAAAGAATTAAATCCAGAAAGAATAAGTTTATGTGCCAACTATATTTTTACTGAGGGTAAGAGGCTAGAAACTTTATCTATGAGACTTCTTGATTTAATTGTTTTAAAAAATCAAGAAATTCATATTGTTCCTGTGTTAATTAGAGAGTTCTTAGAAGAAATAAATTTTATTATTTCTCCGCAGTTAAAAGAAGAGAATATAGAAATGTTAATAAATCTTCGACCTGCAATTGTTAAGTTAGAACCTGAGTTAATGAAAACAGTATTTATCAATATAATTGATAATGCAAGAAAAGCAATAGATGGAAAGGGGTATATTCATATTACTGGTATACCTGATAAAGATACTTATCGTATCATTATAGAGGATAATGGTAAAGGGATGGAAAAACATGAGCTTTCAAAAATTAAAGAGGCATTTTATATGGTAGATAAATCTAGAGCTAGAGAACAAGGTGGTGCAGGACTTGGGTTATCTATTTGTGACCAAATATTAAGATTGCATGATTTTGAAATAGAATTTTATAGTACTGTAGGTGAAGGAACAAAAGTTACTGTTATAATGAAAGGAGTACAAAGTGAGTAA
- the mazG gene encoding nucleoside triphosphate pyrophosphohydrolase, producing the protein MSIINIIGLGFGDVSDLNFKSIKALEKHKNFFRTDKSPIIYYLNEKDIDYSSYDYIYETEDNFDNVYINIVNDLIENSKKYSVINYCVPKSPLLFDKVTQILLNHQMDKQIKINVYNNGGFIESVFNVLEKPMTSNIKVIDASDIKATTLDLNSDLIIFGIYDNLIASEIKIHLEEIYSDNHPIEIINSFFDKKKYSIPLYKLDRLDEYNYDSTIYIPKTNSNKNSYDMNNLIEIMERLRSKDGCMWDNEQTFESLRAYLIEESYEVVDAIDRDDIDALEEELGDLLLQVVFLSQIAREEGYFNIWHVISSISNKMIYRHPHVFSDTLVNGIDDISYNWDKLKNKNKDINTITESMMSIPKEFPTLLKAYKIQKKASKVGFDWDYKEDAYKKIQEEIIELKVAIDEKVIENIEDEFGDLLFAIINFGRFLNVNPETALNKTINKFISRFKYIEDTILKQGKRLEESNLEDMEKLWNEAKNI; encoded by the coding sequence ATGTCAATAATAAATATAATTGGTTTGGGATTTGGTGATGTTAGTGATCTAAATTTTAAAAGTATAAAGGCTTTAGAAAAACATAAGAATTTCTTTAGAACAGATAAAAGTCCCATTATATATTATTTAAATGAAAAAGATATTGATTATTCATCTTATGATTATATATATGAGACTGAAGATAATTTTGATAATGTATATATTAATATCGTCAATGATTTAATAGAAAATAGCAAAAAATATTCTGTTATCAATTATTGTGTTCCTAAAAGTCCTTTGCTTTTTGACAAGGTTACTCAAATATTATTGAATCATCAAATGGACAAACAAATTAAAATTAATGTCTATAATAATGGTGGTTTTATAGAAAGTGTATTTAATGTATTAGAAAAACCTATGACAAGTAATATTAAAGTAATAGATGCTTCAGATATAAAAGCTACTACTTTAGATTTAAATAGTGATTTGATAATTTTTGGAATTTATGATAATCTTATTGCATCAGAAATAAAAATACATTTAGAGGAAATTTATAGTGATAATCATCCTATTGAAATAATAAATAGTTTCTTTGACAAAAAAAAGTACTCTATACCCTTATACAAATTAGATAGACTTGATGAGTATAATTATGATTCAACTATATATATCCCAAAGACAAATAGTAATAAAAATTCATATGATATGAATAATCTTATTGAGATAATGGAAAGATTAAGAAGTAAAGATGGTTGTATGTGGGATAATGAACAAACATTTGAATCTTTAAGAGCCTATTTAATAGAAGAATCTTATGAAGTAGTTGATGCAATAGATAGAGATGATATAGATGCTTTAGAAGAAGAATTAGGAGATTTATTGTTACAGGTAGTTTTTCTTAGCCAAATAGCTAGAGAAGAAGGATATTTTAATATTTGGCACGTTATAAGCTCTATTTCAAATAAGATGATTTATAGACATCCTCATGTGTTTTCTGATACTTTAGTAAATGGTATAGATGATATAAGTTATAATTGGGACAAATTAAAAAACAAAAATAAAGATATAAATACTATTACTGAAAGTATGATGAGTATACCTAAAGAGTTTCCAACACTTTTAAAAGCATATAAGATTCAAAAAAAAGCATCTAAGGTTGGATTTGATTGGGATTACAAGGAAGATGCATATAAAAAGATTCAAGAAGAAATAATAGAATTAAAAGTTGCTATAGATGAAAAAGTAATTGAAAATATAGAAGATGAATTTGGAGATCTTTTATTTGCAATAATAAATTTTGGAAGATTTTTAAATGTTAATCCGGAGACTGCTTTAAATAAAACCATAAATAAATTCATATCAAGATTTAAATATATAGAAGATACAATTTTAAAGCAAGGAAAAAGATTAGAAGAAAGTAATTTAGAAGATATGGAAAAATTATGGAATGAGGCAAAAAATATTTAG
- a CDS encoding response regulator has translation MIKILIVEDEKPISDLIKISLMDEGYDCTCVYNGQEAADIIEEDSFDLILLDVMLPKINGYELIEYINFYDVPVIFLTAKSSVNDKVKGLKLGAEDYLTKPFNIMELLARIETVLRRYNKTAQYISFLDILIDIDARIVTKNEMQINLTTKEFDLLVLFARNKNRALYRSQIYSQVWGGEYMGDSRTVDLHVQRMRKKLSLENKIIPIYKIGYRLEV, from the coding sequence GTGATAAAAATATTAATTGTTGAAGATGAAAAACCTATATCTGACTTAATAAAAATAAGCTTAATGGATGAAGGGTATGATTGTACTTGTGTTTATAATGGACAAGAAGCTGCAGATATTATTGAGGAAGATTCATTTGATTTGATTTTATTAGATGTAATGTTGCCTAAGATTAATGGATATGAATTGATAGAATATATTAATTTTTATGATGTTCCAGTTATTTTTTTGACAGCAAAGTCAAGTGTTAATGATAAAGTTAAAGGATTAAAGTTAGGAGCTGAAGATTATTTAACAAAACCTTTTAATATTATGGAACTTTTAGCAAGGATAGAAACTGTACTTAGAAGATATAATAAGACAGCACAGTACATTTCATTTTTAGATATACTGATAGATATTGATGCCCGAATTGTAACTAAAAATGAAATGCAAATAAATTTAACTACTAAGGAATTTGATTTATTGGTTCTTTTTGCAAGAAATAAGAATAGGGCATTATATCGTAGTCAAATTTATTCACAGGTTTGGGGAGGAGAATACATGGGAGATAGTCGAACGGTAGACTTGCATGTACAAAGAATGAGGAAAAAGCTATCTCTTGAAAATAAGATTATTCCTATATATAAAATTGGTTATAGGTTGGAGGTATAG
- the spoVT gene encoding stage V sporulation protein T, translating into MKATGIVRRIDDLGRVVIPKEIRRTLRIREGDPLEIFTDRQGEVILKKYSPIGELNEFASEYADSLNETTGYTTLISDRDNIIAISGGTKKGYLNKRLSPELEKLIEGKEVYLTEGNTKPIRITAEEYNPENYTSQVISPIVTQGDPIGAVIVLSKDSNDKMGELEVKLCETASRFLSKQMEQ; encoded by the coding sequence ATGAAAGCTACAGGAATAGTTAGAAGAATAGATGATTTAGGAAGGGTGGTTATACCAAAAGAAATAAGGAGAACACTTAGAATAAGAGAAGGAGACCCTTTGGAGATATTTACTGATAGACAGGGAGAAGTAATTTTGAAGAAATATTCTCCAATAGGAGAATTAAATGAGTTTGCAAGTGAATATGCAGATTCTTTAAATGAAACTACAGGTTATACCACTTTAATTTCAGATAGAGATAATATTATAGCAATATCTGGAGGCACAAAAAAAGGTTATTTAAATAAAAGATTAAGTCCTGAACTTGAAAAGTTAATTGAGGGGAAAGAAGTATATTTAACTGAAGGTAATACAAAACCTATACGTATAACTGCAGAAGAATATAACCCTGAAAACTATACATCTCAAGTCATATCACCAATAGTAACACAAGGAGATCCTATTGGCGCAGTTATAGTATTATCAAAAGATTCTAATGATAAGATGGGCGAATTAGAAGTAAAACTTTGCGAGACAGCATCTCGCTTTTTATCAAAACAAATGGAGCAATGA
- a CDS encoding N-acetylmuramoyl-L-alanine amidase family protein, translating to MNKKNNIINKRKQKVRRVRVIFLTLALIFMFILLIFGKNKLNSYLDTSFTEAQGISEDRIPSLDEEVKGPLSGKKIIVDAGHGGSDPGTIGPRTEVQEADLSLKISYILEGKLKELGATVIMTRTEQITEQLGTDTKLKIEDRGKVIEDANADMLISIHQNFNEYSSEIKGTQILVRKQGSLDFATSLQKAFNQELGVNLKYILEEYHVLKYGDQPSVIVETGFFSNSQDEIRLQEDEYQERLINVLCDEIKEYFDTIEKK from the coding sequence TTGAATAAAAAAAATAATATTATAAACAAGAGAAAACAAAAGGTACGAAGAGTAAGAGTGATTTTTTTAACTTTAGCTTTAATTTTTATGTTTATTCTTTTAATATTTGGAAAAAATAAATTGAACAGCTATTTAGATACTTCTTTTACAGAAGCTCAAGGAATTTCTGAAGATAGAATACCTTCATTAGATGAGGAAGTAAAAGGGCCTTTAAGTGGAAAAAAAATAATTGTAGATGCAGGACATGGGGGATCAGATCCTGGAACAATTGGACCCAGAACTGAAGTTCAAGAGGCTGATTTGAGTTTGAAAATAAGTTATATATTAGAAGGTAAGTTAAAAGAACTTGGTGCTACTGTTATAATGACAAGAACAGAGCAAATAACAGAACAATTAGGAACAGATACAAAACTTAAAATTGAAGATAGAGGAAAAGTTATTGAAGATGCTAATGCAGATATGTTAATTAGCATACATCAAAATTTTAATGAATATAGTAGTGAAATTAAAGGAACTCAGATACTTGTTCGTAAACAAGGTTCACTTGATTTTGCTACATCTTTACAAAAAGCATTTAATCAAGAATTAGGGGTAAATTTAAAATATATATTAGAAGAATATCATGTTTTAAAGTATGGAGATCAACCTAGTGTAATTGTAGAAACGGGATTTTTTTCAAATTCTCAAGATGAAATTAGGTTACAAGAAGATGAATATCAAGAGAGGTTAATTAATGTATTATGTGATGAAATTAAAGAATATTTTGATACAATAGAGAAGAAATAA